In one window of Chthoniobacterales bacterium DNA:
- the thiL gene encoding thiamine-phosphate kinase, translating to MKSARLSGEDALVARIARFVGVKDPRLVAGIGDDCAAVRTSAGARLLLLKTDCVVERRHFRASDDPRAVGWKAACRAVSDIASCGGEPRWAVVTCVLRPAHGGRWVDDFYRGMQKAAKRFGFSVVGGELASTDGPAVLSVAMAGEVAPRDFVTRGGGKPGDVLFVSGALGGSLESGWHLRFVPRLEQARWLVRHFRVRAMMDLSDGLAADLPRLACASGTGFRVDPGLVPRRRGASLRRALGEGEDFELLFAVAPNVASRLATAWRRKFPRLRLTRIGELAPRGVAEGLGHARGFDHFNR from the coding sequence ATGAAATCCGCCCGTCTTTCCGGTGAAGACGCACTCGTTGCGCGCATCGCACGATTTGTCGGCGTCAAAGATCCGCGCCTTGTGGCGGGAATCGGGGACGACTGCGCGGCGGTGCGCACGTCCGCGGGCGCAAGGTTGCTTCTGCTCAAGACCGACTGCGTGGTCGAGCGGCGGCATTTCCGTGCTTCGGATGATCCCCGCGCGGTCGGCTGGAAGGCCGCTTGCCGCGCGGTGAGCGACATCGCGTCCTGCGGCGGCGAACCGCGCTGGGCGGTGGTGACGTGCGTCCTTCGTCCCGCGCACGGCGGCCGCTGGGTGGACGACTTTTATCGCGGCATGCAGAAAGCCGCGAAGCGGTTCGGATTCTCCGTCGTGGGTGGTGAACTTGCCTCGACCGATGGTCCGGCTGTGCTGAGCGTGGCGATGGCGGGGGAGGTTGCGCCGCGCGATTTTGTCACCCGCGGCGGCGGAAAGCCCGGCGATGTTCTTTTTGTCAGCGGCGCGCTGGGTGGCTCGCTGGAATCGGGCTGGCACTTGCGTTTTGTCCCGCGGCTCGAGCAGGCCCGGTGGCTTGTGCGCCATTTCCGGGTGCGGGCCATGATGGATTTGAGCGACGGGCTGGCCGCTGATTTGCCGCGGTTGGCTTGCGCCAGCGGCACGGGATTCCGCGTCGATCCCGGCCTTGTTCCGCGCCGGCGCGGCGCTTCGCTGCGCCGAGCGCTCGGCGAAGGCGAGGACTTCGAACTGCTTTTCGCCGTTGCGCCCAATGTGGCGTCGCGCCTGGCCACAGCTTGGAGGCGGAAATTTCCGCGGCTGCGTCTGACCCGCATCGGAGAACTCGCTCCTCGCGGCGTTGCCGAGGGGCTCGGACATGCCCGGGGTTTCGATCATTTCAACCGTTGA
- a CDS encoding glycosyltransferase family 4 protein: MEGRRPVVCLLAQTLGYPEGGGHFWCYYNWALGFDAAGFHVIWLEPVGDKFRATDALHRAVIALRRRLATEEAHFHIALCKEDGGPLAGLPELGALSLHECKDRADLFVNFRYGFPAAPVGAFRRSVLVDIDPGLLHHWVDNGYFTVAPHDVYVTVGGNIKPSNPLVPQLGLRWEQVRPAVHLPSWPVLPAPRDAAFTAISHWDAAEYITLRDGGFYDNSKRAGFEPLLDLPSHTPAALELALCFGRDNATETERLRSLGWRVVHSHDVSSTPGDYRRYIQGSAGEFGVAKPGYVKMDTGWISDRTVCYLASGRPCVVQDTGPVGLPTGDGLLRFTDTRGAACALERIAEAPAHHAASARQMAEEYFSAEKLARRVAELAL, encoded by the coding sequence ATGGAAGGCCGCCGCCCGGTTGTCTGCCTCCTGGCGCAAACGCTCGGCTATCCCGAGGGCGGAGGGCATTTCTGGTGCTACTACAACTGGGCACTCGGCTTCGACGCAGCCGGGTTCCATGTCATCTGGCTCGAACCCGTAGGCGACAAATTCCGCGCGACCGACGCTCTGCATCGCGCGGTGATCGCGCTGCGCCGCCGCCTGGCGACCGAAGAAGCGCACTTCCATATCGCACTTTGCAAAGAGGACGGCGGCCCGCTGGCCGGGCTTCCGGAACTCGGGGCATTGAGCCTCCACGAATGCAAGGACCGCGCGGACCTTTTCGTCAACTTCCGCTACGGTTTCCCGGCCGCGCCGGTCGGCGCTTTCCGCCGTTCCGTTCTCGTCGATATCGACCCCGGGCTCCTGCATCACTGGGTGGACAACGGCTATTTCACCGTCGCGCCGCACGACGTTTACGTCACCGTGGGCGGCAACATCAAACCGTCCAACCCCCTTGTTCCGCAGCTCGGTTTGCGATGGGAGCAGGTGCGTCCCGCTGTGCACCTTCCCTCGTGGCCCGTGCTTCCGGCTCCCCGGGATGCCGCCTTCACCGCCATCTCCCACTGGGACGCCGCGGAATACATCACGCTGCGCGACGGCGGGTTCTATGACAACTCCAAGCGCGCGGGATTCGAACCGTTGCTGGATTTGCCGTCGCACACCCCGGCTGCGCTCGAGCTGGCGCTGTGCTTCGGACGCGACAACGCGACCGAGACCGAACGTCTGCGCTCGCTGGGATGGCGCGTCGTCCACAGCCACGATGTTTCTTCCACTCCGGGCGACTATCGCCGCTACATCCAAGGGAGCGCGGGAGAGTTCGGCGTGGCCAAACCCGGCTACGTCAAAATGGACACGGGGTGGATCAGCGACCGCACCGTCTGCTACCTCGCGAGCGGAAGACCCTGCGTCGTGCAGGACACCGGTCCCGTCGGACTGCCCACAGGCGACGGCCTTTTGCGCTTCACCGACACGCGCGGGGCGGCATGCGCGCTGGAACGCATCGCCGAAGCCCCTGCGCACCACGCAGCCTCGGCGCGGCAGATGGCCGAGGAATATTTCAGCGCGGAAAAACTCGCGCGGCGCGTGGCGGAACTGGCGCTCTGA
- a CDS encoding ubiquinone/menaquinone biosynthesis methyltransferase, with protein MQNPAKVRGIFSAIAARYDLANHLLSGGLDFFWRARAVRIVSSWHPHRVLDLATGSGDLALALKKSLPDAHVIGADFCLPMLKIAARKGVQSLVAADGTRLPFADNAFDAVTVAFGLRNMESWPGALREMRRVLGPGGHLLVLDFSMPRPPLAAPYRFYLHRILPLAAGIITGNRAGYVYLGESIESFPSGESMQTLVSDCGFRDPRCIPLAAGVVSIYTAQK; from the coding sequence ATGCAAAACCCCGCCAAGGTCCGCGGAATTTTCAGTGCGATCGCCGCGCGCTACGACCTCGCCAACCACCTGCTGTCCGGCGGCCTCGATTTTTTCTGGCGCGCACGCGCGGTCCGCATCGTGTCTTCCTGGCACCCCCACCGCGTGCTCGATCTCGCGACCGGAAGCGGCGATCTGGCGCTGGCGCTGAAGAAATCGCTGCCCGATGCGCATGTCATCGGCGCCGACTTCTGCCTGCCGATGCTGAAAATCGCGGCGCGCAAAGGCGTGCAATCCCTCGTGGCGGCCGACGGCACACGCTTGCCGTTTGCCGACAATGCGTTCGATGCCGTCACCGTCGCGTTCGGACTGCGCAACATGGAATCGTGGCCCGGAGCCCTGCGCGAGATGCGGCGCGTGCTCGGACCCGGAGGGCATCTGCTGGTCCTGGATTTTTCCATGCCGCGTCCGCCGCTCGCCGCACCTTACCGCTTTTACCTCCACCGCATCCTGCCGCTGGCCGCGGGCATCATCACCGGCAACCGCGCCGGCTACGTATATCTCGGGGAGTCGATCGAGTCGTTCCCCTCCGGCGAGTCCATGCAAACGCTCGTCTCGGATTGCGGTTTCCGCGACCCCCGCTGCATCCCGCTCGCTGCGGGCGTCGTGTCGATCTACACTGCGCAAAAATGA
- the bioB gene encoding biotin synthase BioB: MTFDRLRQIYDRPFFELIEEARRIHKKHWPGQEVQLCTLLSIKTGACSEDCGYCSQSAHHDTGVKPQPLMSTEEILPHARAARENGATRFCMGAAWKGVREGDRRFESVLDTIREVSKLGMEVCVTLGQLNDAEAKKLKEAGVTAYNHNIDTSPEHYRKIVSTHTFQDRLNTISAVQRAGMSVCCGGILGMGETVDDRLRMLEVLANFDPPPESVPINCLVPVEGTPLEDAQPVKIFELVRIIATARIALPHSKIRLSAGRTSMSKEGQALCFFAGANSFFYGDKLLTTPNPDENEDLDLLSTLDLEPLQPHSPASVPVA, encoded by the coding sequence ATGACGTTCGACCGTTTGCGGCAAATTTACGACCGTCCGTTTTTCGAGCTGATCGAGGAAGCGCGGCGGATCCACAAAAAGCATTGGCCCGGGCAGGAAGTGCAGCTCTGCACTTTGCTGAGCATCAAGACCGGCGCGTGCAGCGAGGACTGCGGCTACTGCTCGCAAAGCGCGCATCACGATACCGGGGTGAAACCGCAACCGCTGATGTCCACCGAGGAGATTCTGCCCCATGCGCGCGCGGCGAGGGAAAACGGCGCCACGCGGTTCTGCATGGGCGCGGCGTGGAAGGGTGTGCGCGAGGGTGACCGCCGGTTCGAGTCCGTGCTCGATACCATCCGCGAAGTCAGCAAGCTGGGCATGGAGGTCTGCGTGACGCTGGGACAACTCAACGACGCCGAGGCGAAAAAACTCAAGGAAGCCGGCGTCACGGCCTACAACCACAACATCGACACCTCGCCGGAGCATTACCGGAAAATCGTCTCCACCCACACATTCCAGGACCGCCTCAACACCATCTCCGCCGTGCAGCGCGCGGGGATGTCGGTCTGCTGCGGTGGCATTCTGGGCATGGGTGAAACGGTGGACGATCGCCTGCGCATGCTCGAGGTTCTGGCCAATTTCGATCCGCCGCCGGAAAGCGTCCCCATCAATTGCCTCGTGCCCGTGGAAGGCACGCCGCTCGAGGATGCGCAGCCGGTGAAAATTTTCGAACTTGTGCGGATCATCGCCACCGCGCGAATCGCTTTGCCTCACTCGAAAATCCGGCTTTCCGCCGGGCGCACTTCGATGAGCAAGGAAGGTCAAGCGCTCTGCTTCTTCGCCGGTGCGAATTCGTTTTTCTACGGGGACAAGCTGCTTACCACGCCCAACCCGGACGAAAACGAGGATCTCGACCTGCTCTCGACGCTCGATCTTGAACCTCTCCAACCGCACTCGCCGGCGTCGGTGCCGGTGGCCTGA
- a CDS encoding mannose-6-phosphate isomerase produces the protein MERVWGGRELSSRLGRSLPGESPIGESWEIVDRAEAQSAVADGPLRGKTLHELWTMRRAEIFGERHASAGPRFPLLCKLLDARDRLSVQVHPPASVAAGLGGEPKTEMWYFLACDAGSRIYAGLAPGTTRAEFEKKLRAGDVEQCLHILPTREGDSIFIPSGRLHAIGEGNIIVEIQQNSDTTYRVFDWNRAGLDGKPRELHLEESMVSTDFADFAPPLTHAESGTVAECDHFHVAKKILSGPEELRQPGDFSIVTVVGGRAECGGRSFAPGDFFLLPASGAPPVAPAEGRCAVLVTTIP, from the coding sequence ATGGAACGCGTCTGGGGCGGGCGCGAACTGTCATCCAGACTCGGCCGCTCACTCCCCGGGGAGAGCCCGATCGGCGAGTCTTGGGAAATCGTCGATCGGGCGGAGGCGCAAAGCGCGGTGGCGGACGGTCCGCTGCGCGGGAAGACGCTGCACGAACTTTGGACGATGCGTCGCGCGGAAATCTTCGGCGAACGCCACGCTTCGGCGGGCCCGCGTTTTCCTCTGCTTTGCAAATTGCTCGATGCGCGCGACCGGCTTTCCGTGCAGGTCCATCCGCCGGCCTCGGTGGCAGCCGGTCTCGGAGGCGAACCAAAAACGGAAATGTGGTATTTTCTGGCCTGCGATGCCGGAAGCCGCATCTACGCCGGGCTTGCGCCGGGCACCACGCGCGCGGAGTTCGAGAAAAAGTTGCGTGCCGGGGACGTCGAACAATGCCTCCACATCTTGCCGACGCGCGAGGGGGACAGCATTTTCATCCCGAGCGGAAGGCTCCACGCCATCGGGGAAGGCAACATCATCGTCGAGATCCAGCAGAACAGCGATACGACTTACCGCGTGTTCGACTGGAACCGCGCGGGCCTCGACGGCAAACCACGCGAACTCCACCTCGAGGAGTCGATGGTTTCCACGGACTTCGCCGACTTCGCCCCGCCTCTCACCCATGCCGAATCGGGCACGGTGGCGGAGTGCGACCATTTCCACGTTGCGAAAAAAATCCTGTCGGGACCGGAAGAGCTCCGGCAACCGGGCGATTTTTCCATCGTGACGGTGGTCGGAGGACGCGCGGAGTGCGGTGGACGGTCGTTCGCGCCGGGCGACTTTTTCCTGCTTCCGGCCTCCGGCGCGCCGCCCGTCGCGCCCGCGGAAGGTCGCTGCGCCGTTCTGGTCACGACGATTCCTTGA
- a CDS encoding CPBP family intramembrane metalloprotease codes for MSNAGTWAAVAGLVLLTAAGLRFYLPLAREVFVLRRGLVGTDWVRWSDAAVAILLGAWLVSLGRDALLSSGERSIEFRSLVTGALVYGAVVLFLLGGFIYRDLSPMRVFGLATSPFFRALGQALLALVAAYPVLMLVQSMVYGVSGGDPSMQDVVRFLQESQSPRDRWAVLLMAVVVAPVAEEIIFRGFLYPVGKKFGGAFVSALLTSLLFAALHGHAPSVPALCTLALCLVLAYEKSGSLLVPMIMHAVFNAISVSAILLLA; via the coding sequence GTGAGCAACGCCGGCACCTGGGCGGCGGTTGCCGGGCTTGTGCTGCTCACCGCGGCCGGCCTGCGTTTTTACCTGCCGCTCGCACGCGAGGTTTTTGTCCTGCGGCGCGGGTTGGTCGGCACGGATTGGGTGCGTTGGAGCGATGCGGCGGTTGCGATTCTGCTCGGCGCATGGCTCGTGTCCCTCGGGCGTGATGCGTTGCTTTCGAGCGGGGAGCGGAGCATCGAATTCCGTTCTCTGGTCACCGGGGCGCTGGTTTACGGCGCCGTCGTTTTGTTTTTGCTCGGCGGTTTCATTTACCGCGACCTCTCCCCGATGCGTGTGTTCGGACTCGCAACCAGCCCCTTTTTCCGCGCCCTCGGGCAGGCCCTGCTCGCGCTTGTGGCCGCATACCCCGTCCTGATGCTCGTTCAGTCCATGGTTTACGGCGTTTCCGGAGGCGATCCGAGCATGCAGGATGTCGTGCGTTTCCTCCAGGAATCGCAGTCGCCGCGCGACCGGTGGGCCGTCCTTCTCATGGCCGTCGTCGTCGCCCCGGTCGCGGAGGAAATCATTTTCCGCGGTTTCCTTTATCCCGTCGGCAAAAAATTCGGCGGGGCCTTCGTGTCGGCCCTGCTCACGAGTCTTCTTTTTGCCGCGTTGCACGGGCATGCTCCCTCCGTCCCGGCGCTTTGCACCTTGGCCCTGTGTCTTGTCCTCGCCTACGAAAAATCCGGATCCCTGCTCGTCCCGATGATCATGCATGCCGTGTTCAACGCGATCTCGGTCTCGGCTATTTTGCTCCTGGCATGA
- a CDS encoding HAD family phosphatase: MKPEAFIFDIGNVLLRFDYGRAWESLRARGAMMPDPAAVEELAKRYERGEVARTEFLGRLAGLFSHSVSAAELTAAWQDIFEPNEPMWKTVAQLSDDYPLYLLSNTNCLQHDFIVERYPVFGRFRDGVFSYRAGMLKPEAGIFREAIRQFGVRPETTVYLDDLEPNVAAARAEGLRAFHYHPDRHAQCIGWLRGEGVQCV; the protein is encoded by the coding sequence TTGAAACCGGAAGCTTTCATTTTTGACATCGGCAATGTGCTCCTGCGCTTCGATTACGGGCGCGCCTGGGAGAGTCTCCGCGCGCGGGGGGCGATGATGCCGGACCCCGCCGCCGTCGAAGAGTTGGCGAAGCGATACGAACGTGGCGAGGTTGCACGGACCGAATTTCTCGGGCGGCTCGCGGGCTTGTTCTCGCACAGTGTTTCCGCGGCGGAGCTGACGGCGGCATGGCAGGACATTTTCGAGCCGAACGAGCCGATGTGGAAGACGGTCGCGCAACTGTCGGACGATTACCCGCTTTATCTTCTTTCGAACACCAACTGCCTGCAGCACGACTTCATCGTGGAGCGGTATCCGGTCTTCGGCCGCTTCCGCGACGGTGTTTTTTCCTATCGGGCCGGGATGCTCAAACCCGAGGCCGGGATATTCCGTGAGGCGATCCGGCAATTCGGCGTGCGGCCGGAGACAACCGTCTATCTCGACGACCTCGAACCGAATGTCGCCGCCGCCCGTGCCGAGGGACTGCGCGCCTTCCATTACCATCCGGACCGGCATGCGCAGTGTATCGGCTGGCTGCGCGGCGAGGGTGTGCAATGCGTTTGA
- the miaB gene encoding tRNA (N6-isopentenyl adenosine(37)-C2)-methylthiotransferase MiaB has translation MPKVFLKTYGCQMNERDSEQVAQMLVARGYEVTDDASDADVVLLNTCSVRDMAEQKALGKMGTLRRLQKKRPHTVFGFLGCMAQSRGSSLLSEIPHLDLVVGTQKFHRVADHVDAILRRKMAHDSAIDDPRFSIVDTDEEAGSQETIRDHASVPASAFVSIMQGCNMRCTFCIVPDTRGAERSRRIGSIVGEVREIAGRGCKEVTLLGQIVNLYGRHEFPKVGGHSPFVQLLEAVHEVEGLERLRFTSPHPIGFREDLIECFARLPKLAEHVHLPLQSGSDRILKAMHRGYTADKFRALVGKLRAARPDIAITTDIIVGFPGETDEDYSATRTLADEISFDNAFVFRYSPRKDTPAATMHAQVPEEVREERNQDLLSVVNRHAQQKLQDMVGRTVEVLCTGSSRHNDARLTGRTRGNKIAVFEGPDRLAGELVDIDITETAGFTLYAANPRPAERGHVALIA, from the coding sequence ATGCCCAAGGTGTTCCTCAAGACTTACGGATGCCAGATGAACGAGCGCGACTCGGAGCAGGTCGCGCAGATGCTCGTGGCGCGCGGATACGAGGTCACCGATGATGCGAGCGACGCCGACGTCGTGCTGCTCAACACCTGCAGCGTGCGCGACATGGCCGAGCAGAAAGCGCTCGGCAAGATGGGAACGTTGCGCCGCCTGCAGAAAAAGCGCCCGCACACGGTCTTCGGGTTTCTCGGCTGCATGGCCCAGAGCCGCGGCTCGTCTTTGCTTTCCGAAATCCCCCACCTCGACCTTGTCGTCGGCACGCAGAAATTCCACCGCGTGGCCGACCATGTGGACGCGATCCTGCGCCGCAAGATGGCGCATGACAGCGCGATCGACGACCCGCGCTTTTCCATCGTCGATACGGACGAGGAGGCAGGCTCGCAGGAAACGATCCGGGATCATGCGTCCGTCCCGGCCAGCGCTTTTGTTTCCATCATGCAGGGCTGCAACATGCGCTGCACATTCTGCATCGTGCCCGACACCCGCGGGGCCGAGCGGAGCCGGCGGATTGGAAGCATCGTCGGCGAAGTGCGCGAAATCGCGGGGCGCGGATGCAAGGAAGTCACTCTGCTGGGACAGATCGTGAATCTTTACGGACGCCACGAATTCCCGAAGGTCGGCGGGCACAGCCCGTTCGTCCAGTTGCTGGAGGCGGTGCACGAGGTGGAGGGGCTCGAGCGTCTGCGCTTCACCTCCCCCCACCCAATCGGATTCCGCGAAGACCTCATCGAGTGTTTCGCGCGTCTGCCCAAGCTCGCGGAGCACGTGCATCTGCCGTTGCAATCGGGTTCGGACAGGATCCTCAAAGCCATGCACCGCGGTTACACGGCGGACAAGTTCCGTGCGCTCGTGGGCAAACTCCGCGCCGCCCGCCCGGATATCGCGATCACCACGGACATCATCGTGGGCTTTCCCGGCGAGACCGACGAGGACTACTCGGCCACGCGCACGCTCGCGGACGAGATTTCCTTCGATAATGCTTTTGTCTTCCGCTACTCGCCGCGCAAAGACACGCCGGCCGCAACAATGCATGCACAGGTGCCGGAGGAGGTCAGGGAGGAGAGGAACCAAGATCTGCTTTCCGTAGTGAACCGTCACGCGCAGCAGAAGTTGCAGGACATGGTCGGGCGCACCGTCGAGGTGCTGTGCACCGGCTCCAGCCGCCACAACGATGCACGCCTCACCGGACGCACGCGGGGGAACAAGATCGCCGTTTTCGAAGGACCGGACCGCCTGGCAGGAGAGTTGGTCGATATCGACATCACCGAGACCGCGGGTTTCACCCTTTACGCGGCCAACCCGCGACCCGCGGAGCGCGGGCACGTCGCGCTGATCGCCTGA
- the sppA gene encoding signal peptide peptidase SppA codes for MKKSGCALLAVFLALCASMFFNLVLIGLLGAGGAENIASSHSFPPELREMVVEEGDPSQGKIAVIPVQGVIQTADASEWGTSMVDDIKKALRVAAADDNVKAVVLSIDSPGGEVTASDIIYNEVLKVQKEKPVVVAMSSLAASGAYYIACAADWIVANDTTFTGSIGVIIQSLNYEGLFDKVGLDEVVFKSGKFKDMLSGARPMTPEEKAYIEGMVKQVYERFLGIVAQSRDLDAGKLREGIADGRILTGKDAQQAGLVDQLGYIEDAFDKARKLAKVPEAEVIRYEPSLNFSRLLHLLGASAQSRLQLNVGPAPAFRLQPGRAYLLPEFYAW; via the coding sequence ATGAAGAAATCCGGATGTGCGCTCCTGGCGGTTTTTCTCGCCCTTTGCGCGAGCATGTTTTTCAACCTCGTCCTCATCGGTCTCCTGGGTGCGGGCGGCGCGGAAAACATTGCCTCCAGCCACTCGTTTCCGCCGGAGTTGCGTGAAATGGTCGTGGAAGAAGGCGATCCTTCGCAGGGAAAAATCGCGGTCATTCCCGTTCAAGGGGTCATCCAGACGGCGGATGCGAGCGAGTGGGGAACCTCGATGGTGGACGACATCAAGAAGGCTCTGCGTGTGGCGGCCGCGGACGACAACGTGAAAGCGGTGGTTCTTTCCATCGACTCGCCCGGCGGGGAGGTCACAGCTTCCGACATCATCTACAACGAGGTCCTCAAGGTGCAGAAAGAGAAGCCCGTGGTGGTGGCGATGTCCTCGCTCGCCGCGTCCGGCGCCTACTACATCGCGTGCGCCGCCGACTGGATCGTGGCCAACGACACAACCTTCACCGGAAGCATCGGCGTCATCATCCAGTCGCTCAATTACGAGGGGCTCTTCGACAAGGTCGGGCTCGACGAGGTGGTTTTCAAAAGCGGCAAGTTCAAGGACATGCTCAGCGGGGCGCGGCCGATGACGCCGGAGGAGAAAGCTTACATCGAGGGCATGGTGAAGCAGGTTTACGAGCGGTTCCTCGGCATCGTTGCGCAGTCGCGGGATCTGGATGCGGGCAAATTGCGCGAAGGGATTGCGGACGGCCGCATTCTCACGGGCAAAGACGCGCAGCAGGCGGGGTTGGTCGATCAGCTCGGCTATATCGAGGATGCTTTCGACAAGGCCCGGAAACTTGCCAAGGTGCCGGAGGCCGAGGTGATCCGCTACGAACCTTCGCTCAATTTCTCGCGTCTGCTGCATCTGCTCGGGGCAAGCGCGCAGTCGCGCCTTCAGCTCAATGTCGGACCCGCCCCCGCCTTCCGTCTCCAGCCCGGGCGCGCCTATCTGCTGCCCGAGTTCTACGCGTGGTGA
- a CDS encoding ATP-dependent RecD-like DNA helicase, which yields MPTHSREPADGLSGLVERVTFHNEDTGFAVLKVKVKGRRGLVPVVGAVAAVSPGEWITAEGHWERNRDHGMQLRAATIRCQPPNSLEGIEKYLGSGLIRGIGPVYAKKMVAKFGTEIFNIIENASARLQDVEGIGAGRRQQIKAAWAEQKVVRDIMVFLHGHGISTSRALRVYKLYGEEAIARVRANPYLLARDIPGIGFKSADAVGAKLGFGHDSILRARGGLQHVLSEATGEGHTALPERLLLSAAAELLGVDESVVAGALEREIADEQLVAEKIAGESMVFLPALHAAEVVVAGAMRRLGAAPANYPQIDFDKALVWVQEKTGKTLSPSQVEALRRALGSRVCVVTGGPGVGKTTLLDSLLKILAAKKVRFQLCAPTGRAAKRMGESTGCQAQTIHRLLEVFPSGGFKRGTKHPLDTDLVVVDEFSMVDVQLMASLCRALPARASLILVGDPDQLPSVGPGSLLSDILASGVVPSVRLTEIFRQAEASSIVRVAHDVRHGRMPDDPEEKGGDFAFMHREEPEEIAELVLRLARTEIPRRLGLDPVRDVQVLAPMHRGSLGIRELNTALQAALNPPRQDRAEVERFGTKFRTGDKVLQTRNNYDKEVFNGDIGRISSIDPEERQVAVDFDGRRAVYEFGELDEIEPAYAISIHKSQGSEFPAVVIPLAMQHFLLLQRNLLYTGITRGKKLVVVAGQRKAFATAVRQNDTRRRHGGLLARLKESS from the coding sequence GTGCCTACCCACTCGCGAGAACCCGCCGACGGGCTGTCCGGCCTGGTCGAGCGCGTGACTTTCCACAACGAGGATACCGGGTTTGCGGTGCTCAAGGTGAAAGTCAAGGGACGGCGCGGTCTGGTGCCGGTGGTCGGGGCGGTAGCCGCCGTTTCCCCGGGTGAATGGATCACCGCCGAGGGGCATTGGGAGCGGAATCGCGACCATGGCATGCAACTGCGCGCGGCGACCATCCGTTGCCAGCCTCCGAACTCGCTCGAAGGCATCGAGAAATACCTCGGCAGCGGGCTGATCCGCGGGATCGGTCCGGTTTACGCGAAAAAGATGGTGGCAAAATTCGGGACCGAAATTTTCAACATCATCGAGAACGCCTCGGCGCGGCTGCAGGATGTCGAAGGCATCGGCGCGGGGCGGCGGCAGCAGATCAAAGCGGCATGGGCCGAGCAGAAGGTAGTGCGCGACATCATGGTTTTTCTCCACGGCCACGGCATCAGCACGAGCCGTGCGTTGCGCGTTTACAAACTTTACGGCGAGGAGGCCATCGCGCGGGTGCGCGCCAATCCCTACCTGCTCGCGCGCGACATTCCGGGCATCGGTTTCAAGTCGGCTGACGCCGTGGGTGCGAAGCTCGGCTTCGGCCATGATTCCATCCTGCGCGCGCGCGGCGGTTTGCAGCATGTTTTGTCCGAGGCCACCGGCGAGGGGCATACGGCATTGCCGGAAAGGTTGCTCCTTTCCGCCGCCGCGGAACTTCTCGGGGTGGATGAAAGCGTGGTGGCCGGCGCTCTCGAACGCGAGATCGCTGACGAGCAACTGGTCGCTGAAAAGATCGCCGGGGAGTCCATGGTGTTCCTGCCGGCTTTGCACGCCGCGGAGGTCGTGGTGGCCGGAGCCATGCGAAGGCTCGGGGCAGCTCCGGCGAACTATCCGCAGATCGATTTCGACAAAGCGCTCGTCTGGGTGCAGGAAAAAACCGGGAAGACCCTTTCGCCCAGTCAGGTCGAAGCCCTCCGCCGTGCGCTCGGCTCCCGTGTGTGCGTGGTCACCGGAGGCCCGGGTGTCGGCAAAACAACACTGCTCGACAGCCTCCTGAAAATTCTCGCCGCCAAAAAAGTGAGGTTCCAGCTCTGCGCGCCGACTGGACGCGCGGCCAAGCGGATGGGCGAGTCCACCGGTTGCCAAGCGCAGACGATCCACCGCCTGCTCGAGGTTTTTCCGTCCGGCGGCTTCAAGCGTGGCACAAAACATCCTCTCGATACCGACCTTGTTGTGGTGGACGAGTTTTCGATGGTCGATGTGCAGCTCATGGCCTCGCTTTGCCGCGCTTTGCCCGCGCGGGCTTCGCTCATTCTCGTGGGCGATCCGGACCAGTTGCCGAGCGTCGGACCGGGATCGCTTTTGTCGGACATCCTCGCCAGCGGGGTGGTCCCCTCGGTGCGGCTGACGGAGATTTTCCGCCAAGCCGAGGCCAGCTCCATCGTCCGCGTCGCACACGACGTGCGTCACGGGCGCATGCCCGATGATCCCGAGGAAAAAGGCGGCGACTTCGCGTTCATGCACCGCGAAGAGCCGGAAGAAATCGCGGAGCTTGTGCTCCGGCTCGCGCGCACCGAGATCCCGCGCCGGCTCGGACTCGATCCCGTGCGCGACGTCCAAGTCCTTGCCCCCATGCACCGCGGCAGCCTCGGGATCCGCGAACTCAACACCGCCCTGCAGGCCGCGCTGAATCCGCCGCGCCAAGACCGCGCCGAAGTCGAGCGCTTTGGAACGAAATTCCGCACGGGCGACAAAGTTCTCCAGACGCGGAACAACTACGACAAAGAGGTCTTCAACGGCGACATCGGACGTATTTCCTCGATCGATCCGGAAGAGCGCCAAGTCGCCGTGGATTTCGACGGACGGCGTGCGGTTTACGAATTCGGCGAATTGGACGAGATCGAGCCGGCCTACGCGATCAGCATCCACAAAAGCCAGGGGTCGGAATTTCCGGCGGTGGTGATTCCGCTGGCCATGCAGCATTTTCTGCTCCTGCAGCGCAACCTGCTTTACACCGGGATCACGCGCGGGAAAAAGCTCGTCGTGGTGGCCGGTCAGCGCAAAGCGTTTGCCACGGCCGTGCGGCAGAATGACACGCGTCGCCGGCACGGGGGATTGCTGGCGCGGCTCAAGGAATCGTCGTGA